Proteins from a genomic interval of Spirochaetota bacterium:
- a CDS encoding hydroxyacid dehydrogenase produces MKKKIVSMSPLPPDILRMLIEGAGVSVPDDFEIINANPLEGDALIDAVREADVIMGDYTFNKRITPEIARAAKRVKLIQQPSVGYQNIDVDACTARGIPVANTAGANTVSVAEHTIAAGLCLLKKFLPAARSTAAGGWVQMDLGGGEIEGKTWGLVGMGRIGRAVALRLIPFGVSVMYFDTARLNPDDEKTYRCAYAPLDELFKSADILSLHCPLTPDTAGLVNEARISTMKPAALIINVARGEVLDEAALARALAEKRIGGAAVDVFSREPIESGNPLLGLSDANLLLTPHVAGVTGEARMRIISVAVGNIIRVLNGGKPELLVNEV; encoded by the coding sequence GTGAAAAAGAAAATAGTGTCCATGTCGCCGCTGCCCCCGGACATACTCAGGATGCTCATAGAGGGCGCCGGAGTATCGGTCCCCGACGACTTCGAGATAATCAACGCCAACCCGCTCGAGGGTGACGCGCTCATCGATGCCGTCCGCGAGGCCGACGTCATCATGGGCGACTACACCTTCAACAAGAGAATAACCCCTGAGATCGCGCGCGCCGCGAAGAGGGTCAAGCTCATCCAGCAGCCCAGCGTGGGGTACCAGAACATCGACGTCGACGCGTGCACCGCGCGGGGAATCCCGGTGGCGAACACGGCGGGGGCGAATACCGTGAGCGTGGCGGAACACACGATCGCCGCGGGGCTGTGTTTACTCAAGAAATTTCTACCGGCGGCGCGTTCCACCGCCGCGGGCGGCTGGGTGCAGATGGACCTGGGCGGGGGAGAGATCGAGGGAAAGACGTGGGGCCTCGTGGGCATGGGCAGGATCGGCAGGGCGGTCGCCCTGAGACTCATCCCGTTTGGCGTGAGCGTCATGTATTTCGATACCGCGCGGCTGAATCCGGACGATGAAAAGACATACCGGTGCGCCTACGCCCCGCTCGACGAGCTCTTTAAAAGCGCCGATATACTAAGCCTCCATTGTCCGCTCACCCCCGACACCGCGGGACTGGTAAACGAGGCGCGGATCTCCACGATGAAACCCGCTGCCCTGATCATCAACGTGGCCCGCGGTGAGGTGCTCGACGAGGCCGCGCTGGCGCGCGCCCTCGCGGAAAAGCGTATCGGTGGCGCAGCCGTGGACGTCTTTTCCCGCGAGCCCATAGAATCCGGAAACCCGCTCCTGGGACTTTCCGACGCGAACCTGCTCCTCACGCCGCACGTTGCCGGGGTCACCGGGGAGGCGCGCATGCGGATAATATCGGTCGCGGTCGGGAACATCATCCGGGTCCTGAACGGCGGGAAACCGGAGCTGCTGGTGAACGAGGTCTGA
- a CDS encoding D-galactarate dehydratase, whose protein sequence is MKPNVVIINPADNVAISLEDIAQGAPVSLPDSSEFTAAAAIPYSHKVALRDFAPGDEIRKYGEVIGRAKGPIRKGDWIHGHNIVVGDAEAAQ, encoded by the coding sequence ATGAAACCCAACGTGGTGATCATCAATCCCGCCGATAACGTCGCGATCTCACTCGAAGACATCGCCCAGGGCGCGCCCGTTTCGCTCCCGGACTCGAGCGAATTTACCGCGGCGGCAGCGATCCCGTACAGCCACAAGGTCGCGCTCAGGGACTTCGCCCCCGGTGACGAGATACGTAAATACGGCGAGGTGATAGGACGCGCGAAGGGCCCAATCCGGAAGGGGGATTGGATCCACGGGCACAACATCGTGGTCGGGGACGCGGAGGCGGCGCAATGA
- a CDS encoding altronate dehydratase, which produces MNTFMGFERQDGSVGVRNYVAVLPSVACANGVAAAISRGVPEAVPLYHGHGCGRAGADLEIHQRTLANIAKNPNVAAVLVVGLGCEVISAAALTLLTSLAKKPVENIVIQNEGGSRRAAEKGIGIVRRMLADAAHLDRREFPVSALRVGLECGGSDAFSGVTANPGVGIVADWLVAQGGTVVLTETTEMIGTGNILARRAKSPEVARAIVERIDAAEKRTHELLGPMASYVIAPGNMDGGMSSIQEKSLGCIVKAGGSTISQVVNYAEPPAEKGLVIMDGPGYDIESMAGVAAAGCQVMLFTTGRGNPIGFPVVPVIKIASTSRLFRSMEDDMDVNAGAVLEGKGLDKVADEIRGLLVRVASGEQTKAEINRQDGIICPWTMHSSF; this is translated from the coding sequence ATGAATACATTCATGGGCTTCGAGCGGCAGGACGGCTCCGTGGGCGTCCGCAATTACGTGGCAGTGCTCCCCTCGGTGGCGTGCGCCAACGGGGTCGCGGCCGCGATCTCACGCGGGGTGCCGGAGGCGGTGCCGCTCTACCACGGGCATGGCTGCGGGCGCGCCGGCGCCGATCTTGAAATACATCAGCGCACCCTCGCGAACATCGCAAAAAATCCCAATGTGGCCGCGGTGCTCGTCGTGGGACTGGGCTGCGAGGTCATAAGCGCCGCGGCCCTCACGCTCCTCACCTCGCTCGCGAAGAAGCCGGTGGAAAATATCGTCATCCAGAACGAGGGCGGATCGCGCAGGGCGGCCGAGAAGGGGATCGGGATCGTGAGACGCATGCTCGCCGACGCCGCGCACCTGGACCGCAGGGAGTTTCCCGTGAGCGCGCTCCGGGTGGGACTCGAATGCGGGGGGTCCGATGCGTTCTCCGGCGTGACCGCGAACCCCGGCGTGGGAATCGTCGCCGACTGGCTCGTGGCGCAGGGGGGCACCGTGGTCCTCACCGAGACGACCGAGATGATCGGAACGGGAAACATCCTCGCCCGCAGGGCGAAGTCCCCGGAGGTCGCGCGCGCGATCGTCGAGCGCATCGATGCAGCCGAAAAACGAACGCACGAATTGTTGGGACCCATGGCCTCGTACGTGATCGCGCCAGGGAACATGGACGGGGGAATGAGCTCCATCCAGGAAAAGTCCCTGGGCTGCATCGTCAAGGCGGGCGGGAGCACGATCAGCCAGGTGGTGAACTACGCCGAGCCCCCGGCGGAGAAGGGCCTCGTCATCATGGACGGGCCCGGCTACGACATCGAATCCATGGCGGGCGTCGCGGCCGCGGGTTGCCAGGTCATGCTCTTCACGACGGGCCGTGGGAACCCTATAGGCTTCCCCGTGGTGCCGGTCATCAAGATCGCGAGCACCTCCCGGCTTTTCCGGAGCATGGAGGACGACATGGACGTAAACGCGGGGGCGGTGCTGGAGGGGAAGGGCCTGGACAAGGTGGCGGACGAGATCCGCGGGCTCCTGGTGCGCGTCGCTTCGGGCGAACAGACCAAGGCGGAGATCAACCGCCAGGACGGCATAATCTGTCCCTGGACGATGCACTCGTCGTTCTAG
- a CDS encoding rhomboid family intramembrane serine protease, giving the protein MDNSPYFTWFTVAITVILSLPALFSPALLERMLFITGKIRFDGQWYRLVSPLFVHLDYFHLFFNMYSFFLFGSALESRLGAGASAAIYFASGVAANAVLLLLKRNEYEYRMGGASGAVTAVIFASAFVMPESSVLVFPVPVPIPALGYAVLFVFISLFAMRRSADGVCHEAHLAGGFFGIVLTLVFIPRAILASPLYAAGIVAGIVLVFIVLAKYPALLGRA; this is encoded by the coding sequence GTGGATAACAGTCCTTATTTTACCTGGTTTACAGTTGCGATTACCGTCATCCTGTCGCTTCCCGCGCTGTTTTCACCCGCGCTCCTCGAGCGGATGCTTTTTATAACCGGAAAAATCCGCTTCGACGGCCAGTGGTACCGCCTGGTATCGCCGCTCTTCGTGCACCTGGATTATTTCCATCTGTTTTTCAACATGTACAGCTTCTTCCTGTTCGGGTCCGCACTGGAATCGCGCCTGGGCGCGGGGGCGAGCGCGGCGATCTACTTCGCGAGCGGGGTAGCCGCGAACGCGGTGCTCCTGCTCCTTAAAAGGAACGAATATGAATACCGCATGGGAGGTGCGTCGGGCGCGGTCACGGCGGTGATCTTCGCGAGCGCCTTCGTGATGCCGGAAAGCTCCGTGCTCGTCTTTCCCGTTCCCGTCCCGATCCCCGCGCTCGGATACGCCGTGCTCTTCGTCTTCATCTCGCTTTTCGCGATGCGAAGGAGCGCGGACGGCGTATGCCACGAGGCGCACCTGGCCGGGGGCTTCTTCGGTATTGTCCTGACGCTCGTGTTCATCCCGCGCGCGATTCTCGCCAGCCCGCTCTACGCGGCGGGCATCGTCGCGGGAATCGTGCTCGTGTTCATCGTCCTCGCGAAGTACCCGGCGCTGCTTGGGCGTGCGTAA